GGGCCCGGATTCGGCAGTGGCCCGCGGGCCGTTCATCCGTCATAATGCCGTTTCAGCCCCGTTTCCCCCCTTCCGGAGGTGCCCCGTGCGTTCCCGAATTCGTCTCGAAGCGGTCTTCACCACCCTGCTGCTCCTGCTGGTCGCCACCGGCGCGGCCGTCGGCGACGACGCCCCCGCCCGCTCCCACACCATCGTCCCGGCCGACTACTTCACCATCACGAGCGTCGGCGCCGTGGCCGTGTCGCCGGACGGCGGACGCATCGCGTACGTGGAGACGCGCTGGCTGCCCGGGAACGAGGGCAAGTCGCGCGAACTGTGGACCGTGGACCGCAAAGGCGGAGCGCCCCTCCGGCTCACCTTCGGCGATTTCGGCGCGGGCCACCCCACCTGGTCGCCCGACGGCGCCTGGCTGTATTTTCTCGGTCGCGACGAGGCGGGCCGGGACGCCCCGCCCCACGACGGCAGTCGGCAGGTGTGGCGCATCCGGCCCGACGGCTCCGGCCTGCAGGCGGTGACGGCGAGCGCGCGGGCCATCGGGACCTACGCCCTCGGCCCGGACGGGAACACGCTCTACACCACGACCTCGAGCCCCACCACCGACGAGGAGTGGCGCGACCTGCGCACGAAGTACGACGATCTCGAGTACGGCCACGGTGTCCGGCGCCTGCACGCGGTCGACCGTCTCGACCTGACGACCTGGCGCACGACCGAAGTGCTGCCGGCCGACCGCGTCATCTGGGAGCTGACGGTGTCGCCGGATGGCGGGCGTCTCGGCCTGATCACCACCACCGACAACGAGCTCATCTTCAAGGAAGGCTGGTCGCGGGTCGAGGTCGTCGACCTGGCCTCCGGGCTCACGACACCCGTCACCGACGCGGCCTGGCGCGCCGGACATCCGTCGCCCTACGGCTGGCTGGACAACCTGTGCTGGTCGGGCGACGGCGGCGCCCTCGCCTTCACGATCGGCTTCGACGGCTACCCGACCGGGCTGTGGACCGCCGAGTTCGCCGACGAGGTGTGGAGCCTGCACGAGATCGCCCGTCCCGACCCCATCGAATGCGCCGGCGGGCTGGCCTGGCGCGGCGGCGACCGCACCCTGTGCTACCTGGCCGAGGCCATGGGGCGCGTGCGCGTGGCCGCGGTCGAGAAGGTGCGCGGCGGCGCCCAGGGCGAGACGCGGGTGCTCACCGCCGGCGACGTGGTGGTCGGCGACTACGGCTTCGACGCCCGCGGCCGCAACCTCGCCGCGGTGTGGGAGACGACCACCGCGGGCAACGACGTATATGCGGTGGAGGGCGCGGACCGGTTCCGGGCCCTGACCCACGTCAATCCCCAGATGGACACCTGGATCCTGCCCCGGATCGAGCACGTGAGCTGGACCGGCGCCGACGGCGAGACCTGCCACGGGATCCTCGAGTTGCCCGCCGACTACAAGCGCGGCGACGGCCCGCTGCCGGCGGTCATCGAACTGCACGGCGGCCCCACCTCCTCGACCAAGTTCCGCTTCCGGCTGTGGATGTACGGCCGCGCCCTGATGGCGGCCAACGGGTACGCCCTGCTCAGCCCCAACTACCATGGCTCGACGGGCTACGGCGACGCCTTCCTGACGAAGCTCGTCGGGCGCGAGAACGAGATCGAGGTGGCGGACATCGCCCTCGGCACCCGCTGGCTCATCGACGAAGGCCTGGCCGATCCGGCCCGGATCGGGGTCATGGGCTGGAGCAACGGCGGGTACCTGACCAACTGCATGATCGCGGCCGAGCCCGATCTGTACGCCGCGGCGAGCAGCGGCGCCGGGGTGCTCGAC
The bacterium genome window above contains:
- a CDS encoding S9 family peptidase is translated as MRSRIRLEAVFTTLLLLLVATGAAVGDDAPARSHTIVPADYFTITSVGAVAVSPDGGRIAYVETRWLPGNEGKSRELWTVDRKGGAPLRLTFGDFGAGHPTWSPDGAWLYFLGRDEAGRDAPPHDGSRQVWRIRPDGSGLQAVTASARAIGTYALGPDGNTLYTTTSSPTTDEEWRDLRTKYDDLEYGHGVRRLHAVDRLDLTTWRTTEVLPADRVIWELTVSPDGGRLGLITTTDNELIFKEGWSRVEVVDLASGLTTPVTDAAWRAGHPSPYGWLDNLCWSGDGGALAFTIGFDGYPTGLWTAEFADEVWSLHEIARPDPIECAGGLAWRGGDRTLCYLAEAMGRVRVAAVEKVRGGAQGETRVLTAGDVVVGDYGFDARGRNLAAVWETTTAGNDVYAVEGADRFRALTHVNPQMDTWILPRIEHVSWTGADGETCHGILELPADYKRGDGPLPAVIELHGGPTSSTKFRFRLWMYGRALMAANGYALLSPNYHGSTGYGDAFLTKLVGRENEIEVADIALGTRWLIDEGLADPARIGVMGWSNGGYLTNCMIAAEPDLYAAASSGAGVLDMVIQWGTEDTPGHVINFVPGLPWEDPAHYRKASPLYDLHKVKTPTIIHVGGSDPRVPPAHSRALYRALKHYLDVPTELVVYPGEPHGLTTQRNRMAKMEWDLAWFRKYLLGE